From a region of the Danaus plexippus chromosome 8, MEX_DaPlex, whole genome shotgun sequence genome:
- the LOC116773933 gene encoding deoxynucleoside kinase-like, translated as MSNIKTIATAARSMKTRQSRPFRVSIEGNIGSGKSTCIKYFDKYPNIDKHAEPIAEWRNVSGHNLLGLLYSDLNEWSFAFQHYVHLSRLKIQTSPPSNPNITVKMFERSVQNSRFCFVENAKKQNFLKDPEYEVLLKWFDYTEQNLDISLDLIVYLRTTPQTVWERMMKRGRAEEAEVPLDYLEQVHESYENWLNSPDVGCEVLTIDADRNIEEVKKDLDRYSYKILGGNHTN; from the exons ATGTCTAACATAAAAACGATTGCCACTGCTGCTCGCTCTATGAAGACGCGACAAAGCCGGCCCTTTAGGGTATCCATAGAAGGAAATATAGGTTCTGGAAAATCAACCTGTATTAAATACTTTGACAAATATCCTAACATTGACAAACATGCG GAGCCTATAGCCGAATGGCGCAACGTTAGTGGTCATAACCTACTCGGTTTGCTGTACAGTGATCTCAATGAATGGAGCTTTGCTTTCCAACATTATGTGCACCTTAGCCGCCTCAAAATACAAACCAGTCCACCGTCCAATCCAAACATTACTGTCAAAATGTTTGAAAG GTCGGTACAAAACAGCAGATTCTGTTTTGTAGAGAATGCTAAGAAACAAAACTTCCTGAAAGACCCAGAATATGAGGTGCTTCTAAAATGGTTTGATTACACCGAGCAGAATTTGGATATTAGTTTAGATCTTatag TTTACTTAAGGACGACTCCACAAACAGTGTGGGAAAGAATGATGAAGAGAGGACGAGCTGAAGAGGCTGAGGTACCATTAGACTACTTAGAACAg GTCCATGAATCATATGAAAACTGGCTGAACTCTCCCGACGTAGGCTGTGAGGTGCTCACGATTGACGCCGACCGTAACATAGAGGAGGTCAAGAAAGATTTAGACCGTTACAGCTACAAAATACTTGGCGGGAACCATACTAACTGA